ATTGTGAGGTTTCTAGGGATATTGAGTTATTGAAGCAAGCCTTGGAGGATCAGAGGAACGCTGATGAAGCATTAAAAGAATCTGACGAGAAAATCAAAAATCTCAATGATGAGCTGAATGTCCTAAAATCTCGAAAGAAAAATATAAAAATAGCAGTCAACTTGATTAATAAAAGTCTCAGATATGTGTTCTTTTCAAAGGATAGATTAGAAATCAAAGTTGAAGAAGATAAATATGTATTGTATGCTCATGGAAAGGCAGTAAAGCCTAACAATGTGTCTGTTGGTGAAAGAAATATTATTGCTTTATGCTACTTTTTTACAGAACTGATTATGAATCAGGAGGCGAAAGACGGGTATTCAAAAAAACTAATCCTTGTTATTGATGATCCCGTATCAAGTTTTGATTTTGAAAACAAAGTGGGAATTATGTCACTGCTGAAAGCTAAGTTGGCAGATATTGTTAAAACTAATCCAGAAAGCCAAATTCTAGTAATGACACATGATATTCAGTGTTTATATGATCTTCAGAAAATTGGACAGGACGTTTGCAACGAATATAAGAAAGAAAGCAACGGAAAAAAGAAAGTTACATATGCTTGTTGTGAATTGAAAAACAAAGAGATTATTTCATTCAATTATACAAAGCGAAATGAATATTCTGAGATTTTAAAGACTGTATATGATTATGCTTGTAGTAAGAATGAAAATGACGCTCTGATTGTTGGAAACTCAATGCGACGAGTGATGGAGGCATTCTCAACATTTGTGTATAAAAAAGGAATAGCAGAGATTTCCTGTGATGATACGATTTTGCAACAGATTGGAGACAGAGATTACATTGATTACTTCAAAAATCTAATGTACAGGCTTGTGCTTAATGGTGATAGTCACATGCTAGAGAGAACAAATAGTTTGGATGACGTGGATTATTTGTATTTTTTAAGTGATGGAGAACGACGGAGGACTGCACAGGAAGTTATTTGTTTCATTTATTTATTAAATAAGAGACATATTTTGGCACACTTGGAAGGGAAGCAAAACATTGAAACCAACATTCAAAAGTGGTGTGCAGACATAAAAAGTTTTTGTGTAGGCGATGAAGTAATGGCGTGACTATATTCCATAGAAACTAGAAGTGCACGTCTATATTTAACCATAGGCATGTATAGAGGTAAAACAAACCAATGGTTGAGCCGGTAATCAGGATTCTTTGAAAAAAGTAAGAAATGAATGAAACGGAGCGAAGGAAATTTCTACTTTAGATATTTTAAAAGGTTGCGACCCATAGGAGAATTAGAATAATGATCAGTAACTTAAGTCCACTGAATTTCAGCTTTTTATCATTAAACATGTTGTGGAAGTAGGTTTGGACAAAAATGAGCAAGTTGAGACGATTGTTCTTTTATCCAAATTAAAATTGTCCAAATCTATTGGGGTTTAAATTGAACTTGAAGAGATAGATTTGATAACGGCAGAGATTTAGTAACCTATGATGAAATAAAGTAATATGTGCTTGATACAGGTAATGATGGATAGTGATCTGGTTACACCCTATCAGGTAGAGACGGGTATTTAATCAAGCAGTAAAAGAAATATTGCACATTTCCCAAATGAGTTCCTATTACATTAAAGGTTTATTTAGATGGGAATACGGCTTAGTTAGATTGCACATCATTTGTCGTAACACTTCTCTTATAATAAGTAAATAATTAGGGAAGATGCACTGTTATTTTTGGTATAATACACTTATAATGTTATTATAATACTTTGGAAAAGAGGTGTATAATACTTGCGTATAGAAGAATATATACCAAATAAAATAATGGAACTTTGTTCAAAAATTTTTACTGTTGATGATAATATACCCAATCTATCGGAAGAGTAAAATGATATTCCGCGAATGTGGGATAATCTTAAGATAGAAGAAAAGGGGTTTATAAAAAATTGTATGGAATGCATAAAAAAATGAGGAGTGGTCTTTGATTTAAGAGGCTATTCGTTTTTACGCTGTTTAATAAAGCTTTATTCTTATGATGTGTTAGGTATAAGAGGGGAATCTGTTGAAGTGAATAGGAATGGTAGGTAAAAATGTATTACTGGTATACAGTATTTTAACAAAAGAAGGAAGAATGTATGGAACAGTATAATGCAATTGATCTCTTTTCCGGATGTGGTGGAATGACTTCCGGATTGATTAAAGCTGGCTTTAATGTTATAGCTGCTGTTGAAATAGATAAAAATGCCGCAAGTGCATATCGTGCTAATTATAAAAGTAATAAAATAAAATTATTTGAAAAAGATATAAGACAAGTTTCTTCAATGGACATTTATGAACTGTTGGAAGGCGATGTATTACATTTGCTTGCAGGGTGTCCACCATGCCAAGGGTTTTCTTCTATTCGTAGACTTAATCGAGACGAGTATATAGAGGATGAACGTAACAATCTAGTTTTGGAGTATTTACGTTTTGTGAAAGAGTTAAAGCCTCTTACAATTATGTTGGAAAATGTTCCAGCCTTGGAGAAATATAGTACATTTCAATCTGTAGTGGAGAAAATCAAGAAATTAGGTTATTTTGTAGAGGTTAAAATTGTTAATGTGGCCTCTTATGGAGTTCCACAAAATAGAAAAAGGCTTGTAATGATTGGATCTTTAATAAAAAAAGTTCATATTCCGTATGGTGACCATGTAGGGGCTACAGTTCGAGAGTTTATTGGAAATATTGAAGCTCCGGAGAATACAACGGATGAACTCCATAAAAGGTACCCCCATCACACGCCGGAGGTTATGAAGAGAATTAGTCTGACACCAAAGGATGGAGGAAGCCGAGAAGATCTGCCGGAAGAATATACATTGGAATGTCATAAAAAAGAAAATATCGGCTTTCATGATGTATATGGACGTTTAAGGTGGGATGCCCCGTCCTCGACTATAACAGGTGGATGTTTAAATCCTTCAAAGGGGCGATTTTTGCATCCTAGTGAAAATCGGTGCATCACAGCCCGTGAAGCGGCAATGCTACAGACTTTTGATAGAGATTTTATGTTTCCAGTTGAGTTGTCACTATCTTCTTTAGCATTAATGATAGGAAATGCTTTACCACCATTGTTTTGTTATAAACAAAGTTGCTATATAAAGAAAGAATTGGATGGGTATTTTATGACCGATATTTTTGACCAAACAAAACGTTCCGCTATTATGAAAAAAGTGAAAAATAGGAATACTGCACCTGAAATATTCATTCGTAGTTTATTAAATGAACTTGGTATAAAGTATAGACTTCAGACAAAGGTATTTCACTGCAAGCCGGATATTGTATTTCCATCGAAGAAAAAAGTTATTTTCATAAATGGTTGTTTTTGGCATGGGCATGATTGCAGACGTGGGGCTTTACCAAAGACTAATACTGAATTTTGGATCAACAAAATAGAGGTCAATCGGGATAGAGATGAAAAAAATTATGCTGAAATTAGTGATAAGGGATGGGAATATTTGATTATTTGGGGATGCCAGATAAAGAAGAGTAACAGAGAATATTTAATTGACATTTTAAATAAGTTTTTAAAGGAGTAACTTAAGAAAAGGGGACCTGTTATGAATTTGAGGACGGACATATTCAAGTTAATTAATCGTATTCGTATTTTATATAAAGGGGAAGAGATAGAATGTAATCAATTTCTCAATGCATATATAGAATTCATAACATCATCTTTTAATACAGATTATCAAAGATGTTTAGTTTTGCATCCTGGAACGGAGATTTTTACAATATTAGGATTGATTTTGAATGCTTTATCAAATTTGTATGAAGATTCAATAGATAAGATAGATATTATCCACTCGATAAATAAAGGTGATAAAGTGATTTTATCAGAAAAAACAGAACAATTGGCAATTTTTCAAGGAATGGAATTTCTTGATATTTCTAAGAAAGAAATGGCCGTTTTTGAATTGAAAGATGGTGGAAGAAAGTATTTACCCCCTTCTTCTTATTATAAAATCACCCCTTATTATGGTAATGCACAAACGCTTGGGAGTAGAGGTATAGGAACTAATTTATCAATTAAAAAAAGATTTTATAGTTTTTTATTAAATGATGAAGAAAAAAATATTAATCCATTACTGACGAGTTCTATTGTTATTGTTTGTGATAAAATTTTAGCGGACTCCATTATGAACGATTTACAAATTTCATATATGAATGAAAAACCTATACGAATGTGTGAAATATTTGCAGGAGCGTATTATACACAAAATGACGTAACTTATTATGCAGGTAACTCTTACCGCTTTGAACCGGTATTAAAGTTCGTGCCAAGAATATCTATTGCAAGAGAATTAATAATTGAAGACTGCGAAAACAATATCACAAGTTTATGTGTTTGTGGTGGTATGTATTTTAGAAAGAGCATTACAGAATTAACAGATTTGTTAGAGCGCAAATCACTTGCACATGTATTTTTGTTAAGTGAAATTACTGAAATGGCAGGAACCGATTTATTAGGTAAATATCCGGACATGAAACTATTTGCGTCAACACCGCAGGCACTGAATTGCTTTGAAGTGGTTGATATAGCTACTAGTAATGGATTAAATGCAAAATTGAACCAGAGTATAAAAGCCTTAGTGAATAATAATATTGATTATATTAATTGCCAAAGCCCAATTGAAAAAGGTAACTATGAAAAATTAAAACAAAACTTATTTGTACTATCAAGGGCAGAAGACAGAGAGCTGGGCGAATTTGTTATTGCAGCATATTCTTTACTGAAGATTATTACATTTTCTATATTTCCGCTATCACATTTAGATAAGATTTCTAACAAACAAGCTTTTGAAAATTATGGTCCATCAACTAAAATGAATTACATAAATGAATATAGTAAAAATTATAAAGGAATTAATGAAAATGAAGTAAAACAAACAAGGGAAGATTTGTCGAATTTATTTTTGAATACTTACTATGAAAATAGTAAATTTCAATATATTTTTGATAGCATAACTACATATAATTTTGAAAAAAAATTACTTTTAGTGGTGCCTAAGGTTTATTTTAAAGATGCTTTTTACTATTCTTTTAAAGGGAAAAATAGTCGTTATATTAAAAATATCGATGTTGTAACACCAAACAACTTAAGAAAAAAAGATATAACTAATTGTATAGTGATATTATGTGGCATTTTTGGAAAAGAAGAATCCATTTTTTTAGATAATTTGAAAGCTTATGATTTAAAAGTATTGCTATATTCTTTTGAAGAACCATTATTAGCACACATAAGTCGTGCTATTGAAAACGCATATACATACTATAATTCTCGAAATCATTTGTTTTGTATAAATTTAAAAGAAGCAAGAATGGAATTTGATGAGTGCAACAATGGAATTGAAGAAGAGTTGGATTTATTTGTTCAAAAATTAGAACTCTCAACAATTACCGCATTTGCGTCACAATTGAAATCTGGAACTCAAAACGGTATGTCGGAAGTATTTAAAATAATTAACTTCATAACAGGAGAAACTGCATTCCTGACGCGTTATTTTGAGGTTTATGTATTAAATCATGATAATGGGCAAATTGAAGAGAAGTCTGTTTCCGAATTGGTCGAAGGTGATGAACTTGTTTTTGCCAAGCGAGATGAACAATCAAAGGATATGATAGATGTTTTG
This is a stretch of genomic DNA from [Clostridium] hylemonae DSM 15053. It encodes these proteins:
- a CDS encoding DrmE family protein, whose product is MNLRTDIFKLINRIRILYKGEEIECNQFLNAYIEFITSSFNTDYQRCLVLHPGTEIFTILGLILNALSNLYEDSIDKIDIIHSINKGDKVILSEKTEQLAIFQGMEFLDISKKEMAVFELKDGGRKYLPPSSYYKITPYYGNAQTLGSRGIGTNLSIKKRFYSFLLNDEEKNINPLLTSSIVIVCDKILADSIMNDLQISYMNEKPIRMCEIFAGAYYTQNDVTYYAGNSYRFEPVLKFVPRISIARELIIEDCENNITSLCVCGGMYFRKSITELTDLLERKSLAHVFLLSEITEMAGTDLLGKYPDMKLFASTPQALNCFEVVDIATSNGLNAKLNQSIKALVNNNIDYINCQSPIEKGNYEKLKQNLFVLSRAEDRELGEFVIAAYSLLKIITFSIFPLSHLDKISNKQAFENYGPSTKMNYINEYSKNYKGINENEVKQTREDLSNLFLNTYYENSKFQYIFDSITTYNFEKKLLLVVPKVYFKDAFYYSFKGKNSRYIKNIDVVTPNNLRKKDITNCIVILCGIFGKEESIFLDNLKAYDLKVLLYSFEEPLLAHISRAIENAYTYYNSRNHLFCINLKEARMEFDECNNGIEEELDLFVQKLELSTITAFASQLKSGTQNGMSEVFKIINFITGETAFLTRYFEVYVLNHDNGQIEEKSVSELVEGDELVFAKRDEQSKDMIDVLLKRIIFDKQCPEQLRIAYQLSKHWKTVLKTYISDQKITYRQLAERMREFGKGKHEATLRTWLNEDAHIVGPRDEESFYEIALLTEDDKMLESPEIFRDACDEIRSLRIRILKYIGKYVFGKHGRQGKQLDVLLNDIIGDISDTIQIYQVAQILDGKDATGSVMSVPSYFTNRPQLKS
- the vsr gene encoding DNA mismatch endonuclease Vsr, producing MEQYNAIDLFSGCGGMTSGLIKAGFNVIAAVEIDKNAASAYRANYKSNKIKLFEKDIRQVSSMDIYELLEGDVLHLLAGCPPCQGFSSIRRLNRDEYIEDERNNLVLEYLRFVKELKPLTIMLENVPALEKYSTFQSVVEKIKKLGYFVEVKIVNVASYGVPQNRKRLVMIGSLIKKVHIPYGDHVGATVREFIGNIEAPENTTDELHKRYPHHTPEVMKRISLTPKDGGSREDLPEEYTLECHKKENIGFHDVYGRLRWDAPSSTITGGCLNPSKGRFLHPSENRCITAREAAMLQTFDRDFMFPVELSLSSLALMIGNALPPLFCYKQSCYIKKELDGYFMTDIFDQTKRSAIMKKVKNRNTAPEIFIRSLLNELGIKYRLQTKVFHCKPDIVFPSKKKVIFINGCFWHGHDCRRGALPKTNTEFWINKIEVNRDRDEKNYAEISDKGWEYLIIWGCQIKKSNREYLIDILNKFLKE